A single Macaca mulatta isolate MMU2019108-1 chromosome 15, T2T-MMU8v2.0, whole genome shotgun sequence DNA region contains:
- the PDCL gene encoding phosducin-like protein: MTTLDDKLLGEKLQYYYSSSEDEDSDHEDKDPGRGAPASSSVPAEAELAGEGISVNTGPKGVINDWRRFKQLETEQKEEQCREMERLIKKLSMTCRSHLDEEEEQQKQKDLQEKISGKMTLKEFAMMNEDQDDEEFLQQYRKQRMEEMRQQLHKGPQFKQVFEISSGEGFLDMIDKEQKSIVIMVHIYEDGIPGTEAMNGCMICLAAEYPAVKFCRVKSSVIGASSRFTRNALPALLIYKGGELIGNFVRVTDQLGDDFFAVDLEAFLQEFGLLPEKEVLVLTSVRNSATCHSEDSDLEID; encoded by the exons ATGACCACCCTTGATGATAAGTTGCTGGGGGAGAAACTGCAGTACTACTACAGCAGCAGTGAGGATGAGGACAGTGACCACGAGGACAAGGATCCAGGCAGAGGTGCCCCGGCCAGCAGTTCTGTTCCTGCAGAGGCTGAGCTGGCAGGCGAAGGCATCTCAGTTAACACAG GCCCAAAAGGTGTGATCAATGACTGGCGCCGCTTCAAGCAGTTGGAGACAGAGCAGAAAGAGGAGCAGTGTCGGGAGATGGAAAGGCTGATCAAGAAGCTGTCAATGACTTGCAGGTCCCATCTGGATGAAGAGGAGGagcaacagaaacagaaagacctCCAGGAGAAGATCAGTGGGAAG ATGACTCTGAAGGAGTTTGCCATGATGAATGAGGACCAAGACGATGAGGAGTTTCTGCAGCAGTACCGGAAGCAGCGAATGGAAGAGATGCGGCAGCAGCTTCACAAGGGGCCCCAATTCAAGCAGGTTTTTGAGATCTCCAGTGGAGAAGGGTTTTTAGACATGATTgataaagaacagaaaagcatTGTCATCATGGTTCATATTTATGAGGATGGCATTCCAGGGACCGAAGCCATGAATGGTTGCATGATCTGCCTTGCCGCAGAGTACCCAGCTGTCAAGTTCTGCAGGGTGAAGAGCTCAGTTATTGGTGCCAGCAGTCGGTTCACCAGGAATGCCCTTCCTGCCCTGCTGATCTATAAGGGGGGTGAATTGATCGGCAATTTTGTTCGTGTTACTGACCAGCTGGGGGATGATTTCTTTGCTGTGGACCTTGAAGCTTTTCTCCAGGAATTTGGATTACTCCCAGAAAAGGAAGTCTTGGTGCTCACATCTGTGCGTAACTCTGCCACCTGTCACAGTGAGGATAGTGACCTAGAAATAGATTGA
- the OR1K1 gene encoding LOW QUALITY PROTEIN: olfactory receptor 1K1 (The sequence of the model RefSeq protein was modified relative to this genomic sequence to represent the inferred CDS: inserted 1 base in 1 codon; substituted 2 bases at 2 genomic stop codons) → MEAANESSEGTPFILLGLTTSPGQQRPLFVLFLLLYVVGLLGNGLIVAAIWASPAFHAPMYFLLAHLSFADLCFTSVTVPKMLASLLVHDRSISLAGCLTQMYFFFALEVTDSCLLAAMTYDRYMAIQHPLHYATRMSRAMCTALVGMAWLVSHVHSLLCILLMAHLSFCASHQVPHFFCDHQPLLRLSCSDTRHIQLLIFTXGAAVVITPFLLILASYGAITAAVLRLPSASGRLWAVSTCGSHLAVVRLFYGTVIAVYFQPTSRYEAEQGHVATVMYTVVTPMLHPVIYSLQNRDVQGXVXALVTERRISASDS, encoded by the exons ATGGAGGCTGCCAATGAGTCTTCAGAGGGAACCCCATTCATTTTATTGGGACTGACAACAAGTCCTGGACAGCAGCGGCCTCTCTTTGTGCTGTTCTTGCTCTTGTATGTGGTCGGCCTCCTGGGTAATGGACTCATTGTGGCTGCCATCTGGGCCAGTCCAGCCTTTCACGCACCCATGTACTTCTTGCTGGCCCACCTGTCTTTCGCTGACCTCTGCTTCACCTCCGTCACTGTGCCCAAGATGTTGGCCAGCTTGTTGGTCCATGACCGCTCCATCTCACTGGCTGGCTGCCTGACCCAAATGTACTTCTTCTTTGCCCTGGAGGTAACTGATAGCTGTCTCCTGGCCGCCATGACCTATGACCGCTACATGGCCATCCAGCACCCCCTCCACTATGCCACGAGGATGTCCCGGGCCATGTGTACAGCTCTGGTGGGGATGGCATGGCTGGTGTCCCACGTCCATTCCCTCCTGTGTATCCTGCTCATGGCTCACTTGTCCTTCTGTGCTTCCCACCAAGTGCCCCACTTCTTCTGTGACCACCAGCCTCTCTTAAGGCTCTCGTGCTCTGACACCCGCCACATCCAGCTGCTCATCTTCACCTAGGGCGCCGCGGTGGTGATCACTCCCTTCCTGCTCATCCTCGCCTCCTATGGGGCCATCACAGCTGCTGTGCTGCGGCTGCCCTCGGCCTCTGGGAGGCTCTGGGCTGTGTCCACCTGTGGCTCCCACCTGGCTGTGGTGAGGCTCTTCTATGGGACAGTCATTGCAGTCTACTTCCAGCCCACATCCCGATATGAGGCAGAGCAGGGCCATGTGGCCACTGTCATGTACACTGTAGTCACCCCCATGCTGCACCCCGTCATCTACAGTCTCCAGAATCGCGATGTACAGG CAGTCTGAGCCCTTGTCACTGAGCGAAGGATCTCAGCTAGTGACTCCTGA
- the OR5C1 gene encoding olfactory receptor 5C1 yields the protein MTLTFLLSPSCFASSQSLSSRMNSENLSRAAVAPAEFILLGITNRWDVRVALFLTCLPVYLVSLLGNVGMVLLIRLDARLHTPMYFFLANLCLLDACYSSAIGPKMLVDLLLPRATIPYTACALQMFVFAGLADTECCLLAAMAYDRYVAIRNPLLYTTAMSQRLCLALLGASGLGGAVSAFVHTILTFRLTFCCSWEINSFFCDIPPLLAISCSDTSLNELLLFAICGFIQTATALAITVSYGFIAGAVIRMRSVEGRRRAASTCCSHLTAVAMMYGTLIFMYLRPSSSYALDTDKMASVFYTLVIPALNPLIYSLRNKEVKEALRRTWSRFRRPGQGPQ from the coding sequence ATGACCTTGACCTTTCTCTTATCTCCCTCCTGCTTTGCCTCTTCTCAGTCTCTGTCCAGTAGGATGAACTCAGAGAACCTCAGCCGGGCTGCGGTTGCCCCTGCTGAATTCATCCTCCTGGGCATCACGAATCGCTGGGACGTGCGTGTGGCCCTCTTCCTGACCTGCCTGCCTGTCTACTTGGTGAGCCTGCTGGGAAACGTGGGCATGGTGCTGCTAATTCGCTTGGATGCCCGGCTCCACACACCTATGTACTTCTTCCTGgccaacctctgcctgctggatgCCTGCTATTCCTCCGCCATCGGCCCCAAGATGCTAGTGGACCTGCTGCTGCCCCGAGCCACTATCCCTTACACAGCCTGTGCCCTCCAGATGTTTGTCTTTGCAGGTCTGGCTGACACCGAGTGTTGCTTGCTGGCAGCCATGGCCTATGACCGCTACGTGGCCATCAGAAACCCACTTCTCTATACAACAGCTATGTCGCAGCGTCTATGCCTGGCCTTGCTGGGGGCATCAGGCCTGGGTGGGGCAGTGAGCGCCTTTGTTCACACAATCCTCACCTTCCGCCTGACCTTCTGCTGCTCCTGGGAGATCAATAGCTTCTTCTGTGATATCCCTCCACTGCTGGCCATCTCCTGCAGTGACACCAGTCTCAATGAACTCCTTCTCTTCGCCATCTGTGGCTTCATCCAGACAGCCACGGCGTTAGCTATCACCGTGTCTTATGGCTTCATTGCTGGGGCTGTGATCCGCATGCGCTCGGTCGAGGGCCGTCGGCGAGCAGCCTCCACTTGCTGCTCGCACCTCACAGCCGTGGCCATGATGTACGGGACACTCATTTTCATGTACCTGCGTCCCAGCTCCAGCTATGCCCTGGACACTGACAAGATGGCCTCTGTGTTCTATACCCTGGTCATCCCGGCTCTCAACCCGCTCATCTACAGCCTCCGCAACAAGGAGGTCAAGGAGGCCCTCAGGCGGACCTGGAGCCGATTCCGCCGTCCAGGGCAGGGGCCCCAGTGA